tacaagagcacctcaatgccggagttaacaagctccacaacattcgatgttcatatttaaataaccttagagtgcatgatacaccaacgcaattataccaagtactaacatagcatgcacactgtcaccatcatactatgaaaggaggaatagatcacatcaataccatcatagtaatagttaacttcataatctataagagatcacaatcataaactacgccaagtactacatgatgcacacactgtcaccattacatcatggaggaggaatagagtactttaataacatcactagagtagcacatagattaatagtgatataaagctcatatgaatctcagtcatgtaaggcagctcatgagatcattgtattgaagtacatgggagagagattaaccacatagctaccggtacaacccttagcctcgatggagaactactccctcctcatgggagacagcagcggtgatgaagatggcggtggtgtcgatggagatgccttccgggggcacttccccgtcccggcggcgtggcggaacagagacttctgtcccccagatcttggcttcgtgatggcggtggctctggaaggtttctcgtaccgtggcttattcgtatcgaagatttaggtcacggggcttcttataggcgaagaggcggagtcggagggctgacgggggcgccacacaataggggggcgcgcccccccccttgggccgcgccggccacctgtgtggtgggcctgtggctctcctctggtccctctcgggtgttctggaagcttcgtggaattataagatgctggacgttgatttagtccaattccgagaatatttccttactaggatttctgaaaccaaaaacagcagaaaacatgaactggcacttcggcatctcgtcaataggttagttccggaaaatgcataataatgacataaagtgtgaacaaaatatgtaggtattgtcataaaacaagcatggaacataagaaattatcgatacgttggagacgtatcagggtcttCCAGAGCTTAGCACAGTTTACGGTGGGAGACGGGCGTCTCACCTACTTTTGGAGGGACAAATGGATCGGAGGTTACAAAGCGGAAGAGTTGGCACCGGAGGTCTTTGCCAGGGtccctaccaggaggaggaactcTCGCCTTGTGGCGGAGGCGTTGCAGGAGGACGGGTGGATTGATGACATTCATGGGGAGATGACTGCTGACCTTTGGATGCAATGCCTAAAACTGTGGGAGGCAGTCgaagaggtggagaaagatagcacGAGACCTGATAGCATCACCTGGAAAGGTGTGGAATCGGGAACCTACACGGCGAAGGGCACGTATAAGATGTTGTGTCAGGGAGGCATTCGCTGGTGCATGAGTAAGCCGGTGTGGGGCTCCTTCTCCCCCATGAAGTGCAAGGTGTTTGCTTGGCTGACCTTGAGATATAGGCTATGGACCTCGGACAGGAGAGTGAGGCATGGGCTCCAGGAGCATCCAGATACGTGCTACACATGTCTACAAGAGGAGGATAACGTCGATCACAT
Above is a genomic segment from Lolium perenne isolate Kyuss_39 unplaced genomic scaffold, Kyuss_2.0 unplaced26, whole genome shotgun sequence containing:
- the LOC139834306 gene encoding uncharacterized protein; this translates as MTADLWMQCLKLWEAVEEVEKDSTRPDSITWKGVESGTYTAKGTYKMLCQGGIRWCMSKPVWGSFSPMKCKVFAWLTLRYRLWTSDRRVRHGLQEHPDTCYTCLQEEDNVDHIFTLCPYARQVWYRVLRSANLRIADPGFTGNLQRWWTEARKRVRRINRKRFDTMVICTAWTLWKQRNARAFGNEREQKTVDQILVQVRDEFHLWERAKGGGRLGIARE